The window GCGGCATCGGCCTGGGCCTTGCAAGCGGCCAGGATGTCATCGGCGCCACGCGCCTTGAGCAGCTCGGCGACCTGCGCACCCAGCGCCTCGGGGGCGGCCGCCGGTCCTTCGGCTTCGGCGGCGGCGGCATGCAGGCCGTCAGGGGTGGCGATCATGGCGCGCAGGTGCAGGCGCTGGCCATCCAAGGTGGCGTAGGCGGCCAGCGGGATCTGGCAGCTCGCGCCAAAGATGCGCGAGACCGAGCGTTCGGCCGCCGAGACCACGGCAGCGGGTTCGTCGTGCAGCGGGGCCAGCAGGCGCTTGATGTCCTCGCGGCCCTCGGGGATCTCGATGGCCAGCGTTCCCTGGCCGGGGGAAGGCAGGCTTTGCGCGGGGTCGAGGAAGGAGCGGATGCGCGCCTTGAGACCCAGACGGTTCAGGCCAGCCACGGCCAGGATGATGGCAGCGTAGTCGCCACGGTCCAGCTTGGCCAGGCGGGTGTCGAGATTGCCGCGCAGGGGCTTGACCACCAGTTGCGGATAGCGTGCAGCGATCATGGCCTGGCGGCGCAGGCTGCTGGTGCCGACCACGGCGCCGTCGGGCAGCTCGTCCAGCGCGGCGTAGTCGTTGGAGACGAAGGCGTCGCGCGGGTCTTCGCGCTCCAGGATGGCGGCCAGCTCGAAGCCTTCGGGCAGGTCCATGGGCATGTCCTTGAGGCAGTGCACGGCCAGGTCGGCGCGGCCTTCGGCCATGGCCACTTCCAGTTCCTTCACGAACAGCCCCTTGCCGCCGACCTTGGACAAGGCGCGGTCAAGAATCTGGTCGCCCCGGGTGGTGGTGCCGAGGATACTGATGCTGCACTGCGGATATAATGCCGCCAGACGGTCCCGCACGTACTCGGCCTGCCACATGGCGAGGCGGCTTTCACGCGAGACGATGACGATGTTGGAAGGAGGAAATTCTTTCAAGACGGGCTTTCCGATTCAGTCGTGGCACCCGCGGCAGAGGAGACAAGGAAAGCAGGAGACCGGCGAATCCAGACTGTAAGCTGATTAAAAAACGCAATTAAAAACAAAGTTCAGAGGCGACACGCAACCCATAAAAACGAGGCAAATTCTAGCACGCACACCCACGGCAATCCGATCCACAAGCACGACTTTCTCTCTCGAAAACCGCAGCAACCGTTGATCATGGCGACTACAAATCCAACTAAACGCAGTGCCCGTTCGGCTCCATCCACCTCCCGTTCCGCCGGCGCCAACCCCGCCGCAACCAGCATTACCCCCAGCAAACCCGCCCGCGGCGCCGACAAGGATGCGCCGCTCAAGGAAGACATCCGCCTGCTCGGCCGCCTGCTCGGCGAGGTGCTGCGCGAACAGGAAGGCGATGAGGTCTTCGAGGTCGTGGAAACGATCCGCCAGACTGCCGTGCGCTTTCGCCGCGAATCCGACGCCAAGGCCGGCGCCGAGCTGGACAAGCTGTTGAAGAAGCTGACCCGCGACCAGACCAATTCGGTGGTGCGCGCCTTCTCCTACTTCTCGCACCTGGCCAACATCGCCGAAGACCAGCACCACAACCGCCGCCGCCGCGCCCACCTGCTGGCCGGTTCCGAGGCCCAGCCGGGCAGCGTGGCCTATGCGCTCTCGCGTCTGGACGACGCTGGCGTCTCGGGTGCACAGGTGCGCAATTTCCTCAAGGAAGCGCTGGTGTCGCCGGTGCTCACGGCCCACCCGACCGAGGTGCAGCGCAAGTCCATCCTGGACGCCGAGCGTGAGATCGCCCGCCTGGTGGCCGAACGCGACCTGCCGCTGACGCCCCGCGAGCTGCGCCACAACACCGAACTCTTGCGCGCGCGCATCGCTACGCTGTGGCAGACCCGCATGCTGCGCTATACCAAGCTGACCGTGGCCGACGAGATCGAGAACGCCCTCTCCTACTACCGCACCACCTTCCTGCGCGAACTGCCGGCGCTGTATGAGGACATCGAAGCCGAGATCGACAGCCAGTTCCCGGCACGCGGCAAGAGCCGTCCCACCGAACTGCCGCCCTACGTGCAGATGGGCAGCTGGATCGGCGGCGACCGCGACGGCAACCCCAATGTCAATGCCGGCACCATGCAGCATGCCTTGCAGCGCCAGTCCACGGTGGTGTTCGACTACTACCTGGAAGAAGTGCATACGCTGGGCGCAGAGCTGTCCATCTCGACCCTGATGGTCGATGCCAGCCCCGAATTGCTGGCCCTGGCGGCGACCTCTCCGGATCATTCCGAGCACCGTGCCGACGAGCCCTACCGGCGCGCCCTCATCGGCATCTATGCGCGCCTGGCGGCTACTGCCCGCGCGCTGGGCGCGATCAACATCCTGCGCCAGGAAGTGGGCGCCGCTGCGCCCTACGAGACGCCCGAGCAATGCGTGGCCGAGCTGGACGTGCTGGTCAGTTCGCTGCAGGCGCATCACGGCGCTGCGCTGGTCAAACCACGCCTGGCGGGCTTGAAGCGCGCCGTCGAGATCTTCGGCTTCCACCTGGCCACGCTGGACATGCGCCAGAGTTCGGACATCCACGAGCGCGTGCTGGCCGATCTGTTTGCCAAGGCCCAGGTCGAGGCCGACTATGCCGCCCTGAACGAGGAGCGCAAGATCGCCCTGCTGCTGGGCGAGCTGTCGCGCCCGCGCCTGCTGCATTCGCCCTACCTGGAATATTCCGAGCAGACTGATTCCGAGCTCTCCATCCTGCGCGCGGCCCGCGAGATCCGCCGCCGCTATGGCGAGCGCGCCATCCGCAACTACATCATCTCGCACACCGAAACCCTGTCGGACCTGCTGGAAGTGCTGCTGCTGCAAAAGGAAACCGGCCTGCTGCACATCGAGGGCAACCAGTTGCGCGAACTTGAGCTGATGGTCATTCCGCTGTTCGAGACCATCCCCGACCTGCGCTGCGCCGCCGAGATCATGCGCGGCTGGCTGAGCCTGCCGCAGGTCAAGGGCCTCATCGCCAAGCACGGCAAGCTGCAGGAAGTCATGCTGGGTTATTCGGACTCCAACAAGGATGGCGGCTTCCTGACCTCCAACTGGGAGCTGTACAAGGCCGAGAACCAGCTGGTGGAACTGTTCAACGAAGCCGGCGTGAAGCTGCGCCTCTTCCACGGTCGCGGCGGCACCGTCGGCCGGGGCGGCGGCCCCAGCTACCAGGCCATCCTGGCGCAGCCGCCGGGTACCGTCAACGGCCAGATCCGCCTGACCGAACAGGGCGAGATCATCGCCTCCAAGTTCGCCAATCCGGAGATCGGCCGCCGCAACCTGGAACTGCTGGTGGCCGCCACGCTGGAGGCCAGCCTCATGCCCACCAATGCCGACGACAAGGAAGCCCGCAAGCTGGCCGAGTTCGAACGGGTCATGGAAGAGTTGTCCGAACGCGCCTATCGCGCCTATCGCAACCTGGTCTATGAGACCCCGGGCTTCACCGACTACTTCTTTGCCGCCACCCCGATTGCCGAAATCGCGCAACTGAACATCGGTTCGCGCCCCGCTTCGCGCAAGGCCACCCAGCGCATCGAAGACCTGCGCGCCATTCCGTGGGGCTTCTCCTGGGGCCAGTGCCGCCTGCTCTTCCCCGGCTGGTATGGCTTTGGCAGCGCCGTCTCGGGCTGGCTGGAAGACGCCGGCAATGCCAAGGAAGCAGCGCGCCGCCTGGCCACGCTGCGCGCCATGTGCAAGGAATGGCCATTCTTCGCGGCGCTGCTGTCGAACATGGACATGGTGCTCTCCAAGACCGACCTGGCCGTGGCCTCGCGCTACGCTGGGCTGGTGGCCGACCGCAAGCTGCGCAACGCCATCTTCGGGCGCATCACCGACGAGCACGAACGCACCAGCGCCATGCTCTCCACCATCACCGGCAGCAAGGAGCGGCTGGCAGCCAATCCGCTGCTGGCGCGCTCGATCAAGAACCGCTTCGCCTATCTCGACCCGCTGAACCACCTGCAGGTCGAGCTGATCAAGCGTCACCGCGCCACGGTGGCCGCCAAGCGCACGCCGGAAGAACGCGTGCAGCGCGGCATCCACCTGACCATCAATGGCGTAGCCGCCGGCTTGCGCAACACCGGCTAGCCCCCTGCCGCACGGCAAAGCTGCCAGGAAGGGCCGCCCGGGATGACCGGGCGGCCCTTTTTCCTTGGACGTGGGAATCAGGACAGCGCGCGTCAAAAGATGAAACGCCCCGTCTCAAGATCGCCGTTTGCATGCCGATAACCTATGGCTAGAATGGCATTTGACTGCCCGACAACTGTGTTGCAAACGGCGCACAGTCAGGCCCATTCCTGTGCCAAATCAACATTTTGCACTGCAGAAAAAACTATTGCCGAGCTCGCTTGTCTCAACGGTTTTGTAGAATAGAATCTGAATAGATCTTGTGCATGTAGCCGTTGCACCCGGTGAATGGAATTGCCTCGCATTTCCTTTCCCGGCGCGTGGGGACAACAGATGCGACGGCACGGCTTATATACGGGGAAACGACATATCATGCGTATCTGGGGAACACCTCTGGCCACATTTTGCGCTGCGGCATTCATGCTCGCGGCCAGCGCGCTGACACACGCCGCGCCCAACTCCGCACCGCCTGCGCCGCTGGAAGCGCGCCGCGTCGCACTGACCAGCGTGGATGGCAACGGCGGCAAGGCCACATCGCTCTATGGCGTGTGGATCAAGGCGCGCAAATCCCTCAACAGCAAAGGCCCCTATCCCACCGTGATCGCCCTGCATGGCTGCGGCGGTCTCTACAGCATCGTCAAGGATGGCCGCGGGGAATTCACCCCGCGTCACCTGGCCATGGCGCGGGTGCTCACCGATGCCGGCTACAACGTGCTGTTCCCGGACAGCTTCACCCCGCGCGGCCGCCGCTCGACCTGCCAGGATACCGTGGCCCAGCGCGAGATCAGCGCCATGAACCGTCGCTTCGATGTGCAGGCTGCCATGCGCTGGGTCACCACCCAGCCCGACGTGGACGTCAAGCGCATCGCCCTGCTGGGCTGGTCGCATGGCGCCTCCACGGTGCTGGCTTCGCTGAACCTGGCCGAGACCGACGTGGCGGTGCGCAAGATCCAGCCACGCGCCGCCGTGGCCTTCTATCCGGATTGCCGTCCCTACGCCAAGCCCAGCGAGCCCTTCAAGCCGGCCGCGCCGCTGCTGATCCTCATGGGCGAGAACGATGACTGGACCCCGCCGCAGGCATGCGAGGCGATCGAGCAAAAGATGCAGGGCAGCGATACCGAACTGGCCCTGCGCCTCTACCCCGACACCTACCACGACTTCGATGCGCCGGGGCTGCCGGTCCACGTGCGCATGGATGTGGCCGGCGTGGGCAAGCGCGGCGAAGGCGTCACCAGCGGCGCCAATCCGGACGCGCGCACCCAGGCCTATCGCTCCATGCTCAACTTCCTGGATGCCAAGCTCAATTACTGAGACTGAGTAGCGACGGCGCCCGTAGGCGCTTGCCACCATGAAAAATTCCGCCCGGGTTCAACCGGGCGGAATTTTTTTGGGACATGGGCGCGAACGGCTCAGGCGATCAGCTCCTGCATGCCCTCGCCCAGTTCCTCCAGCGGCGGCATTTCCTGGGTGAAGGTCTCCAGGCGCACTCCCAACCGCTCGGCGACCTCGGCGGGGAAGG is drawn from Herbaspirillum seropedicae and contains these coding sequences:
- the ppc gene encoding phosphoenolpyruvate carboxylase, which gives rise to MATTNPTKRSARSAPSTSRSAGANPAATSITPSKPARGADKDAPLKEDIRLLGRLLGEVLREQEGDEVFEVVETIRQTAVRFRRESDAKAGAELDKLLKKLTRDQTNSVVRAFSYFSHLANIAEDQHHNRRRRAHLLAGSEAQPGSVAYALSRLDDAGVSGAQVRNFLKEALVSPVLTAHPTEVQRKSILDAEREIARLVAERDLPLTPRELRHNTELLRARIATLWQTRMLRYTKLTVADEIENALSYYRTTFLRELPALYEDIEAEIDSQFPARGKSRPTELPPYVQMGSWIGGDRDGNPNVNAGTMQHALQRQSTVVFDYYLEEVHTLGAELSISTLMVDASPELLALAATSPDHSEHRADEPYRRALIGIYARLAATARALGAINILRQEVGAAAPYETPEQCVAELDVLVSSLQAHHGAALVKPRLAGLKRAVEIFGFHLATLDMRQSSDIHERVLADLFAKAQVEADYAALNEERKIALLLGELSRPRLLHSPYLEYSEQTDSELSILRAAREIRRRYGERAIRNYIISHTETLSDLLEVLLLQKETGLLHIEGNQLRELELMVIPLFETIPDLRCAAEIMRGWLSLPQVKGLIAKHGKLQEVMLGYSDSNKDGGFLTSNWELYKAENQLVELFNEAGVKLRLFHGRGGTVGRGGGPSYQAILAQPPGTVNGQIRLTEQGEIIASKFANPEIGRRNLELLVAATLEASLMPTNADDKEARKLAEFERVMEELSERAYRAYRNLVYETPGFTDYFFAATPIAEIAQLNIGSRPASRKATQRIEDLRAIPWGFSWGQCRLLFPGWYGFGSAVSGWLEDAGNAKEAARRLATLRAMCKEWPFFAALLSNMDMVLSKTDLAVASRYAGLVADRKLRNAIFGRITDEHERTSAMLSTITGSKERLAANPLLARSIKNRFAYLDPLNHLQVELIKRHRATVAAKRTPEERVQRGIHLTINGVAAGLRNTG
- a CDS encoding dienelactone hydrolase family protein — its product is MLAASALTHAAPNSAPPAPLEARRVALTSVDGNGGKATSLYGVWIKARKSLNSKGPYPTVIALHGCGGLYSIVKDGRGEFTPRHLAMARVLTDAGYNVLFPDSFTPRGRRSTCQDTVAQREISAMNRRFDVQAAMRWVTTQPDVDVKRIALLGWSHGASTVLASLNLAETDVAVRKIQPRAAVAFYPDCRPYAKPSEPFKPAAPLLILMGENDDWTPPQACEAIEQKMQGSDTELALRLYPDTYHDFDAPGLPVHVRMDVAGVGKRGEGVTSGANPDARTQAYRSMLNFLDAKLNY
- the hemC gene encoding hydroxymethylbilane synthase: MKEFPPSNIVIVSRESRLAMWQAEYVRDRLAALYPQCSISILGTTTRGDQILDRALSKVGGKGLFVKELEVAMAEGRADLAVHCLKDMPMDLPEGFELAAILEREDPRDAFVSNDYAALDELPDGAVVGTSSLRRQAMIAARYPQLVVKPLRGNLDTRLAKLDRGDYAAIILAVAGLNRLGLKARIRSFLDPAQSLPSPGQGTLAIEIPEGREDIKRLLAPLHDEPAAVVSAAERSVSRIFGASCQIPLAAYATLDGQRLHLRAMIATPDGLHAAAAEAEGPAAAPEALGAQVAELLKARGADDILAACKAQADAASA